From Halobacillus sp. Marseille-Q1614, the proteins below share one genomic window:
- the ftsZ gene encoding cell division protein FtsZ, producing MLDFDTSMDQLATIKVIGVGGGGSNAVNRMIEHGVQGVEFIAVNTDAQALNLSKAEVKMQIGGKLTRGLGAGANPEVGRKAAEESKEQIEEALQGADMVFVTAGMGGGTGTGAAPVIANVAKELGALTVGVVTRPFTFEGRKRATQAASGTDSLKGSVDTLIVIPNDRLLEIVDKNTPMLEAFREADNVLRQGVQGISDLIAVPGLINVDFADVKTIMVDKGSALMGIGIATGENRAAEAAKKAISSPLLETSIDGAHGVLMNISGGTNLSLYEVQEAADIVTSAADQEVNVIFGSVINENLKDEIVVTVIATGFDEAQLAEGKAKPRVNNVNQMKTTHTERPREEQPATRRESQPAPSSKTTGQQEEDTLDIPTFLRNRNRRR from the coding sequence ATGTTAGATTTTGATACAAGCATGGATCAGCTAGCAACAATTAAAGTAATAGGTGTCGGTGGCGGCGGAAGCAACGCAGTCAACCGTATGATTGAGCATGGAGTGCAAGGTGTGGAATTTATTGCTGTAAACACAGATGCTCAAGCACTAAACCTTTCAAAAGCAGAAGTGAAAATGCAAATCGGCGGTAAGCTTACACGCGGTTTAGGAGCCGGTGCTAATCCTGAAGTAGGACGTAAGGCTGCTGAAGAAAGTAAGGAACAAATCGAAGAAGCCCTGCAGGGAGCCGACATGGTCTTCGTTACAGCAGGAATGGGCGGAGGTACCGGAACTGGTGCCGCACCTGTTATCGCTAATGTAGCTAAAGAACTAGGTGCCTTAACTGTCGGTGTTGTGACACGACCATTCACTTTTGAAGGTAGAAAACGTGCAACACAGGCTGCTTCAGGTACAGACAGCTTAAAAGGCAGTGTCGATACATTAATCGTAATCCCGAACGACCGTCTATTAGAAATCGTTGATAAAAATACTCCAATGCTTGAAGCTTTCCGTGAAGCGGATAACGTGCTTCGTCAGGGTGTACAAGGTATCTCTGATTTAATTGCCGTACCTGGTCTTATCAACGTAGACTTCGCTGACGTGAAGACAATCATGGTGGATAAAGGTTCAGCCCTGATGGGTATTGGTATTGCTACAGGAGAAAACCGTGCAGCCGAAGCTGCGAAGAAAGCCATTTCTTCTCCACTGCTTGAAACCTCTATTGATGGAGCGCATGGTGTTCTTATGAACATCAGCGGTGGTACAAACTTAAGCCTGTATGAAGTACAGGAGGCAGCGGATATAGTGACATCAGCTGCTGACCAGGAAGTTAACGTAATCTTTGGTTCCGTAATTAACGAGAACTTAAAAGATGAAATTGTAGTAACTGTAATTGCTACTGGCTTTGATGAAGCCCAGCTAGCAGAAGGTAAAGCGAAGCCTCGTGTCAATAACGTCAATCAAATGAAAACGACGCATACCGAGCGTCCGCGTGAAGAACAGCCGGCCACACGCCGTGAAAGTCAGCCAGCTCCTTCGTCCAAAACTACTGGACAGCAGGAAGAAGATACGCTGGATATCCCGACTTTCCTTCGCAACAGAAATCGCCGCCGCTAA
- the ftsA gene encoding cell division protein FtsA: MNENEILVSLDIGTSRIKVIIGEIMNDSLNIIGVGSAKSNGMKKGAIIDIDQTVQSIKSAVEQAERMVDMKIERVVVGVNGNHIQLQPCHGVVAVSSDTREIGNEDIARVIDAAQVVSVPPEREIVDVIPQQFVVDGQDEITDPRGMIGVRLEMEGTIITCAKTVLHNTLKCVERAGLEVLDVCLQPLAAGTVSLSHDETNLGVALIDIGGGSTTVSVFEDGHLTGTSLLPYGGDNITKDLSIGLRTSTEEAENIKVEYGYAFFDDADENETFEVKIIGSNREQTFNQLQISDMIEARLEEIFVFAAKELQRMGVRELPGGFVLTGGAMNMPGVLELAQDIFHSNVRIAIPDYIGVREPQFTSGVGILQFAYRNAKIQGKELFPSVKYQTEQPAQPKQKRVNKQKNETESKSKEKKESGFSNLLKYFFD, from the coding sequence GTGAATGAAAATGAAATTTTAGTGAGTTTAGATATAGGAACGAGTAGGATAAAAGTAATAATTGGAGAGATTATGAATGACTCTCTTAATATAATCGGTGTCGGCTCTGCCAAATCAAATGGTATGAAAAAAGGAGCGATTATCGATATCGACCAAACCGTACAATCCATCAAATCTGCCGTAGAACAGGCGGAGCGAATGGTTGATATGAAAATTGAACGCGTCGTTGTCGGCGTCAATGGAAACCACATTCAGCTGCAGCCGTGTCATGGTGTCGTGGCTGTTTCTAGTGATACGAGAGAAATAGGCAATGAAGACATCGCCCGGGTGATCGATGCAGCTCAAGTAGTATCTGTCCCGCCGGAACGTGAAATCGTCGATGTTATTCCGCAGCAGTTTGTTGTAGATGGACAAGATGAAATTACCGATCCACGCGGTATGATCGGTGTCCGTTTAGAAATGGAAGGCACAATTATTACTTGCGCCAAAACCGTTTTACATAACACATTAAAATGTGTAGAGAGAGCCGGACTTGAAGTTCTTGATGTGTGTTTGCAGCCTTTAGCAGCGGGTACTGTATCGCTGTCCCATGATGAAACAAACTTGGGAGTAGCTTTAATCGATATTGGAGGCGGATCAACAACCGTATCTGTGTTCGAAGATGGACACTTAACGGGTACGAGCCTTCTTCCTTATGGCGGAGACAACATTACGAAAGATCTATCCATAGGGTTGAGAACTTCTACAGAAGAGGCAGAGAACATTAAAGTAGAATATGGCTATGCCTTTTTTGATGATGCGGACGAAAATGAAACATTTGAAGTGAAGATTATTGGAAGTAATCGAGAACAAACATTCAATCAGCTGCAAATCTCTGATATGATTGAAGCAAGACTAGAAGAAATCTTTGTTTTTGCGGCCAAAGAACTACAGCGAATGGGTGTTCGTGAGCTTCCAGGCGGGTTCGTATTAACAGGCGGAGCTATGAATATGCCTGGAGTCTTGGAGCTCGCACAGGATATTTTCCATTCGAATGTACGTATTGCTATACCTGACTATATCGGTGTTCGTGAGCCACAATTTACGAGCGGTGTTGGAATATTGCAATTTGCTTATCGTAATGCGAAAATACAAGGAAAAGAACTATTTCCTTCCGTCAAATATCAGACGGAACAACCAGCTCAGCCTAAGCAAAAACGGGTGAATAAGCAAAAGAATGAAACCGAAAGTAAATCGAAAGAGAAAAAGGAATCTGGTTTTTCCAATTTATTAAAGTATTTCTTTGATTAA
- a CDS encoding cell division protein FtsQ/DivIB yields MEEKKVVSIEERIPKLKQIRKKKANRRLVQYLSILFVLIAIVVYLQSPLSHVNHVEITGNRFVDEREIRDLAAVGDNSNIWQLDPAAISEEVSKHDQVLEAKVSRSLPSTIVIEVTEADRIGYRQTDGNFQPILENGAFLDSTSEFPSGDAPILKGFSKETYLEEMAQALKKVPDSITGLISEIHYSPTDDNPYLIKLYMNDGYEVQASIRTFSEKILAYPSIASQIEEGQKGIIHIDVGAYFEAYEDEDSESEEDSENVEDPTQDQADVLDDNAVESPEEE; encoded by the coding sequence ATGGAAGAAAAAAAAGTTGTTTCCATAGAAGAACGAATTCCAAAGCTTAAACAAATCCGAAAGAAAAAAGCGAATAGGAGACTTGTTCAGTATTTATCGATACTGTTTGTCCTGATTGCTATTGTCGTATACTTACAGTCACCTTTAAGCCACGTCAATCACGTGGAAATTACAGGGAACAGATTTGTAGACGAAAGGGAAATTAGAGACTTGGCAGCGGTCGGGGACAATTCAAACATTTGGCAGCTCGATCCTGCAGCTATTTCCGAAGAAGTTTCCAAGCACGACCAGGTGCTTGAAGCTAAGGTTTCCAGAAGCCTGCCGAGCACGATTGTGATTGAAGTGACAGAAGCCGACCGGATTGGCTATCGGCAGACGGATGGCAATTTTCAGCCGATTCTTGAGAACGGAGCCTTCTTAGATTCAACGTCCGAGTTTCCAAGCGGAGATGCTCCAATACTTAAAGGGTTTTCAAAAGAGACCTATTTAGAAGAAATGGCTCAAGCTTTAAAAAAGGTACCGGACAGCATTACCGGCCTAATTTCTGAAATACATTACTCGCCAACCGATGACAATCCTTATTTAATTAAATTATATATGAATGACGGATATGAGGTTCAAGCTTCGATACGAACGTTTTCTGAGAAAATATTGGCTTACCCATCCATCGCTTCACAGATTGAAGAAGGACAGAAAGGGATCATCCATATTGATGTGGGAGCGTATTTCGAAGCTTATGAGGACGAAGATAGTGAATCAGAAGAAGACAGTGAAAATGTAGAGGATCCTACACAGGATCAAGCGGATGTGCTTGATGATAATGCTGTTGAATCCCCTGAGGAGGAGTAG
- the spoVE gene encoding stage V sporulation protein E, with protein sequence MGENEQKPDVWLTISILCLLTIGVVMVYSSSSIWSEYKFDDGWYFAKRQTLFAVLGLIAMTVLSRIPYYVWYKHAHIIVAVCLLFLILVLIPGVGMVRGGARSWIGIGMFSIQPSEFMKLGLIIFLAKFLSQRQKRIVSFQEGFLPGLAIILVPFALIMLQPDLGTGVVMVGTCLVMMFVAGARIAHFMLIVAGGIGGLVALIASAPYRIKRITAFLHPWEDPLGSGFQIIQSLYAIGPGGLLGLGLGKSMQKFFYLPEPQTDFIYSVLAEELGFIGGVIVLLLFFILLWRGVRTSLLASDLFGSLLALGIVGMVSIQVMINVSVVTGLIPVTGITLPLISYGGSSLTLTLGALGLLLSVSRYSK encoded by the coding sequence ATGGGTGAAAATGAACAAAAACCTGATGTATGGCTTACCATATCGATCCTCTGTCTTCTAACGATCGGTGTGGTTATGGTCTATAGTTCTTCAAGTATCTGGTCGGAATACAAGTTTGATGATGGCTGGTATTTTGCCAAAAGGCAGACCTTATTTGCCGTCTTAGGCTTAATTGCGATGACCGTGCTGTCGAGGATCCCTTATTATGTGTGGTATAAGCATGCTCATATAATTGTCGCTGTCTGTCTGCTGTTTTTAATTTTAGTTTTAATCCCCGGTGTAGGGATGGTCAGGGGCGGAGCGAGAAGCTGGATTGGGATCGGCATGTTCAGTATCCAGCCTTCAGAATTTATGAAGCTCGGCCTGATCATTTTTCTGGCTAAATTTTTGTCCCAGCGGCAAAAAAGAATTGTTTCGTTTCAGGAAGGTTTTTTACCTGGACTTGCGATTATTCTCGTCCCATTTGCTTTGATCATGCTCCAGCCGGATTTAGGGACGGGTGTCGTAATGGTCGGTACTTGTTTAGTCATGATGTTTGTGGCCGGTGCGAGAATTGCTCACTTTATGTTAATTGTCGCCGGCGGAATCGGTGGACTGGTTGCATTAATTGCGTCAGCGCCGTATCGGATTAAAAGAATCACGGCCTTTCTGCATCCGTGGGAAGACCCTCTTGGCAGCGGCTTTCAAATTATCCAGTCACTTTATGCCATCGGTCCCGGAGGTCTGCTGGGCCTGGGCCTTGGGAAGAGCATGCAGAAGTTCTTTTATCTGCCGGAACCGCAGACGGATTTTATTTATTCCGTCCTCGCTGAAGAGCTCGGGTTTATCGGCGGTGTTATTGTACTGCTTCTATTTTTTATCCTGTTATGGCGCGGCGTGCGAACAAGCCTGCTTGCGTCCGATTTATTCGGTAGCCTCCTGGCGCTTGGAATTGTCGGGATGGTGTCGATACAGGTTATGATCAATGTTAGTGTTGTGACTGGCCTTATTCCCGTAACTGGCATTACCCTTCCGCTTATCAGCTATGGAGGTTCATCACTTACACTCACATTAGGGGCTCTCGGGCTGTTACTGAGCGTCAGCCGCTATTCGAAATAG
- the murD gene encoding UDP-N-acetylmuramoyl-L-alanine--D-glutamate ligase, translating to MKKLTTFPYHRALVLGLAKSGKAAAELLLDSQIETIVNDYKADENSPEVQELKQKGAKVVTGSHPLSLLDEADVVVKNPGIPYHNAIVDEAVKRGIPVITEVELAGFLHEGNLIGITGSNGKTTTTTLLHAFIEADQQPVSIAGNIGEVASEVARTTAEDETMVVELSSFQLMGIETFRPHIAVWLNLFEAHLDYHGTAQEYFSAKANIAKNQTSDDYLVYNADDNDITSFLSAFKCQLVPFSSKKQVDGSWADEEWIYFKDEKVMAKKDIVLVGEHNLSNILAALAAAKLSGVSNQAVYDVLTTFGGVEHRLEFVTKKDDIYFYNDSKATNILATSYALKAFDQPVVLLAGGLDRGNDFDGLIEYLSGVKSMVVFGETADKLTDAGEKAGVESIYQVETMDEAVRKARQSAVSGDVILLSPACASWDQYRTFEERGNKFKEAVHKL from the coding sequence ATGAAAAAGCTGACGACATTTCCTTACCATCGTGCATTAGTTCTAGGATTAGCAAAAAGCGGAAAAGCGGCTGCCGAACTTTTACTGGACAGCCAGATTGAGACAATCGTAAACGACTATAAAGCTGATGAAAATAGTCCGGAAGTTCAAGAACTGAAGCAAAAAGGCGCCAAAGTAGTAACAGGAAGCCATCCGCTGTCGCTTTTAGATGAAGCTGATGTGGTTGTGAAAAACCCAGGGATTCCTTATCACAATGCAATTGTTGATGAAGCAGTCAAGCGGGGCATTCCTGTGATCACAGAAGTTGAATTAGCCGGCTTTCTTCATGAAGGAAATCTGATTGGAATAACTGGATCTAATGGAAAAACGACGACTACAACGCTTCTGCATGCATTTATTGAAGCGGATCAGCAGCCTGTGTCCATTGCCGGAAATATTGGTGAAGTCGCTTCAGAAGTGGCCCGTACAACGGCTGAAGACGAAACGATGGTTGTTGAGCTGTCCTCTTTTCAGCTGATGGGCATTGAAACTTTCCGTCCTCATATTGCGGTATGGCTCAATTTATTTGAAGCCCACCTGGACTATCACGGAACGGCTCAAGAGTACTTTTCTGCTAAAGCCAACATTGCTAAAAACCAGACGAGTGATGATTATCTTGTCTATAACGCTGACGATAATGATATTACATCTTTCTTATCTGCATTTAAGTGTCAGCTCGTACCTTTTTCATCCAAGAAGCAGGTTGACGGCAGCTGGGCAGATGAAGAATGGATTTATTTTAAAGATGAAAAAGTAATGGCCAAAAAAGATATTGTCTTAGTTGGTGAGCACAACCTTTCAAATATTTTGGCTGCCTTGGCCGCAGCTAAGCTTTCCGGCGTATCTAATCAGGCCGTATACGATGTTTTGACAACCTTTGGAGGTGTCGAGCATCGTCTGGAATTTGTGACGAAGAAAGACGACATTTATTTTTATAATGATTCAAAAGCGACGAACATTTTAGCGACATCTTACGCTTTAAAAGCTTTTGATCAGCCTGTTGTTTTATTAGCTGGCGGTCTCGATCGTGGAAATGACTTTGACGGGCTTATCGAATATTTAAGCGGCGTTAAGTCGATGGTTGTTTTCGGCGAAACAGCTGACAAATTGACCGACGCCGGTGAAAAAGCCGGTGTAGAAAGTATCTACCAGGTTGAAACGATGGATGAGGCGGTCCGAAAAGCCCGTCAATCAGCAGTGAGCGGTGATGTAATCCTGCTGTCACCAGCGTGTGCAAGCTGGGATCAATACCGCACTTTTGAAGAAAGAGGTAATAAGTTTAAAGAGGCTGTGCATAAGCTGTAG
- the mraY gene encoding phospho-N-acetylmuramoyl-pentapeptide-transferase yields MALSFVLTVILSPIIIPFLRRLKFGQSIRDEGPKSHQKKSGTPTMGGVMILIAITVTTLVSSFWFIPEPSQVHIFLVLFVLIGYGLLGFLDDYIKVALKRNLGLTSKQKMLGQIVIAIVVYFILRQNGFPTYIAVPGTDLQLELGILYPLLILFMLVGGSNAVNLTDGLDGLLAGTAAIAFGAFGILAWITGGQIEVAVFSLAVVGALLGFLVFNAHPAKVFMGDTGSLALGGAIAIIAILTKLELLLVIIGGVFVIETLSVIIQVISFKTTGKRVFKMSPLHHHYELIGWSEWRVVTTFWAVGIVFAILGMYIEVMFG; encoded by the coding sequence ATGGCGCTATCATTCGTACTAACCGTCATTCTCTCACCGATCATCATCCCTTTCTTGAGGAGGCTTAAATTTGGCCAAAGCATTAGAGATGAAGGTCCAAAATCACACCAGAAAAAATCAGGAACTCCTACAATGGGCGGTGTCATGATTTTAATCGCCATTACGGTCACCACTCTTGTCTCCAGTTTCTGGTTTATTCCAGAACCGAGCCAAGTACATATATTTTTAGTGTTATTTGTACTGATTGGATACGGTCTGCTCGGATTTTTAGATGATTACATTAAAGTAGCTTTAAAGCGGAACCTTGGCTTGACTTCGAAGCAGAAAATGCTCGGTCAGATTGTTATTGCCATTGTGGTGTATTTCATTCTCCGCCAAAACGGGTTCCCGACTTATATTGCAGTACCAGGGACTGACCTGCAGCTTGAGCTTGGCATTCTTTACCCGCTGTTAATCTTATTCATGCTCGTTGGTGGATCTAACGCGGTCAACTTAACAGATGGTCTCGATGGATTACTTGCGGGAACTGCAGCTATCGCTTTTGGAGCATTTGGTATATTGGCCTGGATTACAGGCGGACAAATCGAAGTGGCTGTCTTCTCACTAGCCGTTGTCGGGGCCCTGCTTGGTTTCCTCGTATTCAACGCCCACCCTGCCAAAGTCTTTATGGGAGATACCGGATCGCTTGCGCTCGGCGGAGCCATTGCTATTATAGCTATTCTTACAAAACTGGAACTTCTCCTGGTCATTATCGGCGGAGTGTTTGTTATTGAAACACTGTCTGTGATTATTCAGGTAATTTCCTTTAAGACAACAGGAAAAAGAGTTTTCAAAATGAGCCCGCTGCACCATCACTACGAATTAATAGGGTGGTCTGAGTGGCGTGTTGTAACAACCTTCTGGGCCGTTGGAATCGTATTTGCCATTTTAGGCATGTATATTGAGGTGATGTTCGGATGA
- the murF gene encoding UDP-N-acetylmuramoyl-tripeptide--D-alanyl-D-alanine ligase → MFTVQELAAIFTDHRGAADADIPLRQVMTDTRKEKKQSLFIPLAGENFDAHLFLMDAIKNGAVAALWQKGRELPKAVPTEFPVFFVEDTLQALQETSSFYLKKVNPAVIGVTGSNGKTTTKDLVASVLQVKYRTHKTAGNFNNHIGLPLTILAMPEDTEVAVLEMGMSQAGEISLLSNLARPSYAIITNIGESHIEYLGSREGIAKAKLEILDGWQEGAFIFDGDEELLKEYHQKTNAISSGFNSSCRQVIEKIDEQDDDCYFTINQIRYHLPLSGKHNVKNASYAIALALKLGLTTEEIQKGLKQLELSGMRYEKLEGMHGSLIINDAYNASPTSMKAVIEVILRLKSKQHKVLVLGDMFELGSFSDRLHAGVASAITEDIDAVYTIGEHAAKISEAVQKSQPGIQSRHFTDKQSLSAQVQSDLTPDTVVLIKASRGMKLEELIKDLIADD, encoded by the coding sequence ATGTTTACAGTTCAAGAATTAGCGGCAATTTTCACCGATCATAGAGGAGCGGCGGATGCTGATATTCCTCTTCGTCAAGTGATGACAGATACGCGGAAAGAAAAAAAGCAGAGCTTATTCATTCCCCTGGCTGGTGAAAATTTTGATGCTCATTTGTTCTTAATGGATGCTATAAAAAACGGAGCGGTGGCAGCCCTGTGGCAGAAGGGCCGGGAGCTTCCTAAAGCTGTGCCGACCGAGTTCCCGGTTTTCTTTGTTGAGGATACTCTCCAGGCGTTACAGGAGACGTCCTCCTTTTATTTGAAAAAAGTAAACCCGGCGGTTATAGGGGTTACGGGGTCCAACGGGAAGACGACAACAAAAGATCTCGTTGCTTCGGTCCTACAAGTGAAATACCGCACACATAAAACAGCCGGCAATTTTAACAATCATATCGGACTGCCGTTAACAATTCTGGCTATGCCCGAGGATACCGAAGTCGCTGTATTGGAAATGGGAATGAGCCAGGCAGGAGAAATATCCCTGCTGTCCAACTTGGCTCGCCCTTCTTATGCGATCATTACGAATATTGGGGAATCCCATATTGAATACTTAGGCTCACGCGAAGGTATTGCGAAAGCAAAGCTTGAGATTCTCGACGGCTGGCAGGAAGGTGCTTTTATTTTTGATGGAGATGAAGAGCTTCTTAAAGAGTATCATCAAAAAACGAATGCCATCAGCTCAGGATTTAATTCAAGCTGCAGACAAGTGATTGAGAAAATCGATGAGCAGGATGATGACTGTTATTTCACAATTAACCAGATTCGTTATCATTTGCCGCTGTCTGGGAAGCATAACGTTAAGAATGCTTCTTATGCGATTGCTCTCGCTCTTAAGCTCGGCCTCACCACTGAAGAAATTCAGAAAGGCCTTAAGCAGCTTGAGCTCTCAGGCATGAGGTATGAAAAGCTTGAGGGAATGCATGGATCCCTTATTATTAATGACGCCTATAATGCATCACCTACCTCAATGAAAGCAGTTATTGAAGTGATTTTAAGGCTGAAGTCCAAGCAGCATAAAGTATTAGTCCTTGGAGATATGTTTGAGCTCGGCAGTTTTTCTGACCGGCTGCATGCCGGCGTAGCTTCTGCGATTACAGAGGATATTGATGCTGTCTATACGATAGGCGAACATGCCGCCAAAATTTCCGAAGCTGTACAAAAGTCACAGCCGGGAATTCAAAGCCGTCATTTTACCGATAAACAATCTTTAAGTGCTCAGGTGCAGTCTGATTTAACACCTGATACTGTCGTCTTAATTAAAGCTTCAAGAGGAATGAAGCTTGAAGAACTAATAAAAGATCTAATAGCTGATGATTAG
- a CDS encoding UDP-N-acetylmuramoyl-L-alanyl-D-glutamate--2,6-diaminopimelate ligase yields the protein MQLTKLLELIPYYKTNQNINDLDISGVSMDSRSVSLGDVFVCIVGSESDGHDYAPAAIDQGAAVIIAEKELNIDFPIVYVNDTTKVLAMISAAFYDFPTQKVHTIGVTGTNGKTTITYLLDEIFSLQNEKTATIGTIQMRIAGKSYPVKNTTPDALSLQRSFHQMVNKGVSTAIMEVSSHALDQGRVYGCDFDVAVFTNLSQDHLDYHSNMEDYLRAKSLLFAQLGNGYNMEREKFAIINKDSPVASTMIRSTAMPALTYGIEQQSDIMAKDISLHEKGSSFTLVTPEGEVKIDSPLMGMFSVYNMLASAGAAIASGIELSVIQKAFSETKGVKGRFEPVSEGQPFGVVVDYAHTPDSLENVLKTMKEFCKGKVRIVVGCGGDRDRTKRPLMADVAMKYSDHVVFTSDNPRTEDPNLILEDMTSHLNGAFDVEADRKKAIEIALSAAQAGDMVLIAGKGHETYQEIHGVRYDFDDYEVAKDILLKVKGSHL from the coding sequence ATGCAATTAACTAAGTTATTAGAATTAATACCTTATTACAAAACAAATCAAAATATAAATGATCTAGACATATCCGGAGTCTCCATGGACTCGAGATCGGTTTCTCTAGGGGATGTGTTCGTCTGTATCGTGGGGAGCGAATCAGACGGGCACGACTATGCCCCGGCCGCCATCGACCAGGGGGCTGCGGTCATTATAGCGGAGAAAGAATTAAATATTGATTTTCCTATTGTGTATGTAAATGATACGACGAAAGTGCTTGCGATGATTTCTGCGGCTTTTTATGACTTTCCTACACAAAAAGTTCATACCATTGGGGTTACAGGTACAAACGGTAAAACAACGATTACGTACCTGCTCGATGAAATTTTTTCACTGCAAAATGAGAAAACAGCAACAATTGGCACGATCCAAATGAGGATCGCAGGAAAATCCTATCCTGTGAAAAATACAACACCTGATGCTTTATCCTTACAGCGCAGCTTCCATCAAATGGTGAATAAGGGAGTAAGTACGGCCATTATGGAAGTTTCTTCACATGCGCTTGATCAGGGACGAGTGTACGGCTGTGACTTTGATGTGGCTGTTTTCACGAATTTAAGCCAGGATCACCTGGATTATCACAGCAATATGGAAGACTATCTTCGGGCTAAGTCCCTATTGTTCGCTCAGTTAGGAAATGGTTATAATATGGAGCGGGAGAAATTCGCAATTATTAATAAGGACTCACCGGTTGCTTCCACAATGATTCGTTCTACAGCAATGCCCGCTTTAACTTACGGCATCGAACAGCAGTCGGATATTATGGCAAAAGACATTTCCCTTCATGAAAAAGGCAGTTCCTTTACGTTGGTGACACCTGAAGGAGAAGTAAAGATTGACAGTCCATTAATGGGAATGTTCAGTGTTTATAACATGCTGGCTTCTGCTGGTGCTGCGATTGCTTCAGGTATTGAATTGTCCGTGATTCAAAAAGCCTTCAGCGAAACGAAAGGTGTCAAAGGCCGGTTCGAGCCGGTTAGTGAAGGACAGCCGTTCGGCGTAGTTGTGGATTATGCTCATACTCCCGACTCGCTGGAAAATGTTCTTAAAACGATGAAGGAATTCTGCAAAGGAAAAGTAAGGATCGTGGTTGGCTGCGGCGGTGACAGGGACCGCACGAAACGCCCGCTGATGGCAGATGTGGCCATGAAGTATTCGGACCATGTGGTATTTACATCTGACAATCCGAGAACGGAGGATCCAAATCTCATCCTTGAAGATATGACATCCCATCTAAACGGCGCATTTGATGTAGAAGCAGACAGGAAAAAAGCGATTGAAATAGCCTTATCCGCGGCACAAGCTGGAGATATGGTTCTCATCGCCGGAAAAGGCCATGAAACTTATCAGGAAATTCACGGAGTCCGTTACGACTTCGACGATTATGAAGTAGCGAAAGACATTTTACTGAAGGTTAAGGGGAGTCATTTATAA